The genomic DNA AGGACGATCCACCAGCCGTGCGCGTGCGCTCCCACAACCGTCACTCCCTGTCGTTCCCCGCGGTCCCGGTCCGATGATGTGATGGGCCGGCGCCGTCGTGGTCCGATGGACGCCGGTCTCGGATGGCCGGCGCCGTCCCGGCCCGATGGACACCGGCCCCGGACGGGCCGGTGCCGTCCCGGTCCGGTGCGCGCCGGCCTCGACGGCCGGGGCTACATGCCCTCGCCCGTCCAGGGGCCCCGGGAACGGGACCGGACGGGGAGGGTGGAGATCACGGGGGCCTGGTGGTGGTCGTGGGCGTCGTAGTTCTCGGGTGCGCCGCCCCACTTGATCCACTCGTCGGTGGTGTACCAGTTGATCAGTTCCCCGTCCGAGCGGATGATCCAGTCGATCTCGGTCTCGGCGACGAAGTGGCCGTGCTTCACTCCCGCCGGGCGGAAGCAGTAGGTGCCCGGGTCGATGTCGCCGAAGTTGTAGGCCATCTTCCCCGACAACGTGTAGAACTCCTCGTAGCAGGGATGATGGGCCAGACGGTGGTCGGTCCACCCCTGCGGGGCCCGAATGAGGCGGGTGTAGAACCCGGTCACCGGATCGCGGTGCAGCAGCTTGATGTAGAGCGGCGTCAGCGGACCGGCCGTCGGGGCGGCGGTCCACTCGATCGTGTCCGCGTCGACGACCACGGGCTCGCCTCCGGCCCGCCGGGTCCCGCCGACGTCGAATCCGGCGTCGCCGTACTCGCGCCAGTGCAGGATCCGGCTGCCCTCGCGCACCTTGACCCAGTCCATCGGGACGCCCTTCGGCACCTGGACGTAGCCGCCCGGGCCGAGCGGGCGCCCGCCGTACTCCAGGGAACCGGAGACGACGTAGAACTCGGTGTCGGCGTGGGCGACGCCGGGGCCGCGGCCCCAGTCGGTCGGGAAGCTCAGCGACAGCGACGACGAGCCGTCCTCCTCGTCGGTCGCCAGCCGCCGCTCCAGGGCACGGCCCTCGCCGGAGGGCAGTTCGGCGGCGTGCCAGATGTAGTCGTTCTCGTCGATCAGCTCAATGTGAGGCCGCATCTCTCAGCTCTCTTCTCAGGATCTTTCCGGCGGTGTTGCGGGGAAGGGCGGGGACGAACTCGATCCGCCGGGGGACCTTGGGACCGGACAGCGAGCCACGGCAGTGGTCGAGCAACCGGCCCGGGTCGACGGTGTGGCCGGGCAGCGTGACGACGAACGCGGTCACCCGCTCGCCCCACCGCTCGTCGGGAGACCCGACCACGGCGGACTCCAGCACGCCGGGAAAGGCGTCGACCACGTCCTCCACCTCGCGCGGGGCGATGTTGACGCCCCCCGAGATGATCATGTCCTTCTTCCTGCCGACGATGGAGACGAAGCCCTCCTCGTCGCGGGTGGCGATGTCCCCGCTGGTCAGGAAGCCGTCCTCGGTCATGCAGGCGGCGGTCGCCTCGGGGTCGTCGAGGTAGCCGTTCATCAGGAACGGGGAGCGGCTGAACAACTCCCCGTCCTCGGCGATCCGGATCTCGGTCATGTACCACGGCGTGCCGACCGAGCCCGCCTTCCGGCGGGCGTCGGCGGGCCGGCAGTCGGTGACGACCCCCGCCTCGGTCGAGCCGTACAGTTCGTGGACGCCCACGCCGGGGAAGGCGTCGAGCACCCACTCCTTCAGCGCGGCGGGCAGGGCGGCCGCGTTGAAGTAGAGCGTGTCCAGGCTGGACAGGTCGTACCCCGCCGGATCGCAGTGCTCCCTGATCATGTGAGCGTGTGTCGGCACGAGGAAAACCGACTGGGCCCGGGTCTCCTGGATCATGTGCAGCAGGTGGCCGGGATCCCAGGACCGGAGCATCGCCACGGTCCCGCCCGTGTACGCGGGCGCGTAGCCGAAGGCGAAACCGGCGCCGTGGTACATCGGGGCGACCGCGATCGTCCGCCGTCCCGCGCCCAGGTTCCACTCCAGCGCCGCGCAGTAGAACGTCAGCGCCCTGGACCGGTGGCTGATCAGCACCCCTTTCGGCCGTCCGGTCGTGCCCGAGGTGTAGGCGACGCAGAACGGGTCCCGCTCCGGGACCGTGACGCGCGGGTCGCGGGCGGGCGAGGTGGCCAGCGCCGCCTCGTAGGAGGGGCCGTACCCGGCGGCGCCGATCGCCAGGACGCGGGGCACCTCCCCGGCGACCGACCCGTACGCACTGTCCAGGATGAGGGCCCGGCTGTTCGAATGGCCGAGGATGTAGGCGGTCTCCGGGGCGGTGAGCCGGGGGTTGATCGGCACCATGACCAGGCCCGCCTTGGCGATCCCGCAGGCGACCTCCAGGTATTCGGCGCGGTTCCCGAGCAGGACGGCGACGCGCTCGCCGGGTCGCAGCCCGCCGGCGAGCAGTGCGCAGGCGAGCCGGTTGGCCCGGTCGTTCACCGCCGCGTAGGTCAGCCGCCGCCCTCCGTCGGCCACGGCGATCGCGCCGGGGGTGGCCGCCGCGGTCTCGCGGATCCCCGAGGCGATGGAGAACTCCATGCGGTGTTCCATTCTGGGAAACGAGGTTTCCATGTAGCATTCCCGGCATGGCGACTCCGGGTCAATGCTCCTGGCGGAGGAAAACGCGATGAGGATCACCTACGGCCCGTGGGGCGAGACCCTGGCCGAGCTCACCGAGGCCGCGCGGGCGGCCGAGGACGCGGGAGCCGACGTCGTGTGGCTCCCCGAACTCCACCGCAGCGCCACGGTGCCGGCCGCCGCGGTGGCCGTCGCGACCTCCCGTGCCCGGGTCGGCACGGCCGTCGCCCTGGCCTTCACCCGCAGCCCGATGGTCACGGCGCTGGAGGCGCTCGACCTCGACGAGCTGTCCGGCGGCAGACTGGTGCTGGGCCTGGGGGCGGGCGCGCGCCGGCTGAACGAGAGCTGGCACGACGTGCCGTCCGACCGGCCGCTCACCCGCCTGCGCGAGACGGTGGCGGTCGTCCGCCGGATCGTCCGGCTCGCGCACACCGGTGAGCCGATGACCTTCGAGGGCGAGCTGCGTCGCCTGGACGTCCGGGGTTTCCGCCGCCCGCACCCGCCCGCCCGGCCGGAGATCCCCCTCTACCTCGCCGCCGTCGGCCCCCAGCTCACCCGCCTCGCCGGGGAGATCGCCGACGGCTGGCTCTCCCACGAGCTCTGCTCCCCGTCCTACCTGCACGACCGGATCCTGCCCAATCTCGAAGCGGGCCGGGCCCGGCGGCCGGCGGGGCGGGCCGAGGTCGTGGTCTCCGCGTGCTGCTCGGTCGCGGACGACGCGCGTGAGGCGCGGCGGCGGGCGGCCGGAACGGTCGGGTTCTACGCGACCGTGGCGACCTACCGGGACTTCTTCGCCTTCCACGGCCTGGAGCGGGAACAGGCCCACGTGGTCGAGGTGTTCCGGAGCGGCGTCCCGGCGGACGGGCTGGCGGCGGCCGTACCGGACGCCATGGTCGAGTCGCTGACCCTGGCCGGCACGCCGGACGAGGTCGCCGCCCGGGTGGCCGGTTACCACGGGTCGGCCGACTCGATCAAGCTCACCCCGCCCGTGCACGGCCTGACCCCGGAGGAGATCCGCGCCGCCCAGGCCCGGGTCATCGCGCTGATCAAGGAGCTGACCCGGTGAGGCCCCTGGAGGACATCCGGATCGTCGCGGTCGAGCAGTACGGCGCGGGCCCCTTCGGCAGCCTGCACCTCGCCGACCTCGGCGCCGAGGTCATCAAGATCGAGGACCCGTCGACCGGCGGTGACGTCGGGCGTTACGTCCCGCCGTACGCGGAGGGAGAGGACTCGCTGTTCTTCGAGACGTTCAACCGCAACAAGAAGTCCCTCTCGCTCGACCTGTCCACCGAGGCGGGGCGCACCGTCTTCGAGGACCTGGTCCGCGTGTCGGACGCGGTCCACTCCAACCTGCGCGGCGACGTCCCGGCGAAGATGCGCGTCACCTACGACGACCTGCGCCACCTGAACCCGCGGATCGTCTGCTGCTCCCTCACCGGTTTCGGCATGACGGGCCCGCGCTCCGCCGAACCCGGCTACGACTACATCCTGCAGGGCCTGGCGGGCTGGATGGAGCTGACCGGAGAGCCCGACGGCCCGCCCGCGAAGTCCGGCCTGTCGCTGGTCGACTTCTCCGGCGGCCTGGTCGCCGCGGTCGCCCTCCTCGCCGGGGTCCACCGGGCCCGGCGAGACGGGGTGGGCTGCGACTGCGACCTCTCCCTCTACGACACCGCGATGTCCATGCTCACCTACGTCGGCACCTGGGCGCTGAACACCGACTTCCAGCCGCGCCGGATGCCGGGTTCGGCCCATCCGTCGCTGGTGCCCTTCCAGAACTTCCGCGCCGCCGACGGCTGGCTCGTGGTCGGCTGCGCCAAGGAGAAGTTCTGGCACCGCCTGGCCGCACTGCTCGACGCCGTGGGCCCCGCCACCGTACGGCCGGGCACCGGCCCGGCCTCCTCCGGTCCGACCGGTCTCGGCCCGGCTTTCTCCGATCCGATGAGTCCAGAGTCGACCGGTCCCGGACAGGCCGGTCCGGATCCGGAGTCCGCCCCGGCGCATCCGCTGGCCGGGGATCCGCGGTTCGCCACCTTCGCCGACCGGCGGCGGAACGCCGCGGAGCTGCTGCCGCGCCTGGATGCCGTCTTCGTGACGAGGACCGTCGCCGAATGGCTGGCGGACCTGCGCCCGCTCGGCATCCCGTGCGGTCCCGTCAACGACGTCCGGCAGGCGCTCGCCGAGGAGCACACCGCGGCGAGGTCGCTGGTCGTCACAGCCGAGCACGGGCGTTTCGGGACCGTGCGCCAGCTCGCGTCACCGGTCCGGGTGGGCCCCGGCACCCCGGCCTACCGGCGGGCACCGTACCGGGGCGAGCACTTCGACGAGATCGTCCACGGCCTGCTCGGCTACCCGCCGGAGCAGGCGAGGCGCCTGGCCGCCGCCGGGGCCTTCGGCGAGGAACGCATGTGACGGCGGCCGAGAGACTGGTCGCCTGGGCCTGGAGTCTGCGGCTCGGCGACGTGCCCGCCGCCGCCCGCCAGGCGGCCACCCGGCATCTGCTCGACGGTTACGCCTGCGCCGTCGCCGCCGTGCGCCACACCGCCGCCCTCCCGGCGGTGACGGTGGCCCGGGAGGCGGGCGGCCCTCCCGAGGCCACCGTGATCGCCTCGGCGGGCGGGCGGATCGGCGCGCCCGCCGCGGCGTTCGCCAACGGGGTGCTCGTGCACGCGCTGGACTTCGACGACACGCACGCCGGTGGGCTCGTGCACGCGACCGCGCCCGTCCTGCCGGTCGCGCTGGCGGTCGGGGAGGAGGTCGGGGCCCGCGGGGCGGAGGTGCTCGTCGCGGCGCTCGCCGGGTACGAGGCGATCTGCCGCCTCGGCGCCGCCGTACCCCACGGCTTCCACGCGCGTGGCCTGCACGCCACCTCCGTCTGCGGGACGTTCGCCGCCGCCGTCGTCGCCTCCCGCCTGTACGGCCTGAGCGAGGCTGCGGCCGTGCACTCCCTGGGGATCGCGGGCAGCCAGGCGGGCGGGCTGCTGGAGTTCCTCAACACCGGGGGCTCGACCAAGCAGCTCCACCCCGGGTTCGCCGCCCAGGCGGGCATCACCGCCGCCCGGCTCGCCCGTGCCGGGGCGACCGGACCGCCGGGCGTGCTCGACGGCGGATACGGCCTCTACGCCGCCCTCCTCGGCAGGCCCGGCCTCGACCCCTTCCCGGACCTGGGGGAGCGCTGGGAGGTCACCCGGATCACGGTCAAGCCGTACCCGGCCTGCCAGCTCGTGCATGCCGCCCTCGACGCCGCGCGGCTGCTGCCTCCCGGCGCGGCGGCCGGGCCACTGGTCGTGGAGACCCATCCCGATGCCGCCCCGATCGTCTGCGGACCAGGAAAGGAACATCCGGCCACGCCCTACCAGGCGAAGTTCAGCCTGCCGTGGAGTGTGGCCGCCATGATCATCGACGGGGAGGTCACCGCCGCGACCTACCACCGCGTCGACCGGCCCGACGTGCTCGACCTGGCCGCCCGGATCGGGACACGCGTCGCCGGCTCCGGGGGAGTGGCCGCCGACCAGCCCTGCCGGATCCTCGATGCGACGGGCGCCGTGCTCGCCGAGGTCCCCCGCAGCTCGGGCGGGCCCGACGACCCCGGCAGGGACGGGCTCGTCCGCCGCAAGGCCCTCGCCAACGGCGCCTCCCCGGAGCTCGTCTCCGCTTTCACCGACCTCGCGGACCTGCCGGACCTGGCGGGAGTGACAGGAGGATCAAGATGAGTGACCGGGTGATCCGTCTCCCCGCGCTGCCGGAGGGATATGCGACCGGCCCGCCGGAGGAGGTCGTCCACCTCACCGAATACGTGACACGCGAGGTCGATCGCGGAGAGCTGGCGGAGGCGCGCGACGCCTACCTGCGGGGGCGCCGGGTGCCGGTCTCGACCGTCCCGGTGGAGGGGTTCCCGGGGACCGACGCCTCCTACGCGGTGGAGCCGACGCTCTCGCCGTACGGGAGCGAACTGGTGGAGACCGGGGCAGGGCCGGTGCGGGTCTCCGACGGCGTGGTCCACCTGCCCGGTCTGCTTCCCCCGCCCGGACAGGACTTCCAGCAGCAGTACCGCTCGTGCCTGGAACAGGCGGACGCGG from Streptosporangium sp. NBC_01756 includes the following:
- a CDS encoding DUF4437 domain-containing protein, with translation MRPHIELIDENDYIWHAAELPSGEGRALERRLATDEEDGSSSLSLSFPTDWGRGPGVAHADTEFYVVSGSLEYGGRPLGPGGYVQVPKGVPMDWVKVREGSRILHWREYGDAGFDVGGTRRAGGEPVVVDADTIEWTAAPTAGPLTPLYIKLLHRDPVTGFYTRLIRAPQGWTDHRLAHHPCYEEFYTLSGKMAYNFGDIDPGTYCFRPAGVKHGHFVAETEIDWIIRSDGELINWYTTDEWIKWGGAPENYDAHDHHQAPVISTLPVRSRSRGPWTGEGM
- a CDS encoding class I adenylate-forming enzyme family protein is translated as MEFSIASGIRETAAATPGAIAVADGGRRLTYAAVNDRANRLACALLAGGLRPGERVAVLLGNRAEYLEVACGIAKAGLVMVPINPRLTAPETAYILGHSNSRALILDSAYGSVAGEVPRVLAIGAAGYGPSYEAALATSPARDPRVTVPERDPFCVAYTSGTTGRPKGVLISHRSRALTFYCAALEWNLGAGRRTIAVAPMYHGAGFAFGYAPAYTGGTVAMLRSWDPGHLLHMIQETRAQSVFLVPTHAHMIREHCDPAGYDLSSLDTLYFNAAALPAALKEWVLDAFPGVGVHELYGSTEAGVVTDCRPADARRKAGSVGTPWYMTEIRIAEDGELFSRSPFLMNGYLDDPEATAACMTEDGFLTSGDIATRDEEGFVSIVGRKKDMIISGGVNIAPREVEDVVDAFPGVLESAVVGSPDERWGERVTAFVVTLPGHTVDPGRLLDHCRGSLSGPKVPRRIEFVPALPRNTAGKILRRELRDAASH
- a CDS encoding LLM class flavin-dependent oxidoreductase; its protein translation is MRITYGPWGETLAELTEAARAAEDAGADVVWLPELHRSATVPAAAVAVATSRARVGTAVALAFTRSPMVTALEALDLDELSGGRLVLGLGAGARRLNESWHDVPSDRPLTRLRETVAVVRRIVRLAHTGEPMTFEGELRRLDVRGFRRPHPPARPEIPLYLAAVGPQLTRLAGEIADGWLSHELCSPSYLHDRILPNLEAGRARRPAGRAEVVVSACCSVADDAREARRRAAGTVGFYATVATYRDFFAFHGLEREQAHVVEVFRSGVPADGLAAAVPDAMVESLTLAGTPDEVAARVAGYHGSADSIKLTPPVHGLTPEEIRAAQARVIALIKELTR
- a CDS encoding CaiB/BaiF CoA transferase family protein, translated to MRPLEDIRIVAVEQYGAGPFGSLHLADLGAEVIKIEDPSTGGDVGRYVPPYAEGEDSLFFETFNRNKKSLSLDLSTEAGRTVFEDLVRVSDAVHSNLRGDVPAKMRVTYDDLRHLNPRIVCCSLTGFGMTGPRSAEPGYDYILQGLAGWMELTGEPDGPPAKSGLSLVDFSGGLVAAVALLAGVHRARRDGVGCDCDLSLYDTAMSMLTYVGTWALNTDFQPRRMPGSAHPSLVPFQNFRAADGWLVVGCAKEKFWHRLAALLDAVGPATVRPGTGPASSGPTGLGPAFSDPMSPESTGPGQAGPDPESAPAHPLAGDPRFATFADRRRNAAELLPRLDAVFVTRTVAEWLADLRPLGIPCGPVNDVRQALAEEHTAARSLVVTAEHGRFGTVRQLASPVRVGPGTPAYRRAPYRGEHFDEIVHGLLGYPPEQARRLAAAGAFGEERM
- a CDS encoding MmgE/PrpD family protein, translated to MTAAERLVAWAWSLRLGDVPAAARQAATRHLLDGYACAVAAVRHTAALPAVTVAREAGGPPEATVIASAGGRIGAPAAAFANGVLVHALDFDDTHAGGLVHATAPVLPVALAVGEEVGARGAEVLVAALAGYEAICRLGAAVPHGFHARGLHATSVCGTFAAAVVASRLYGLSEAAAVHSLGIAGSQAGGLLEFLNTGGSTKQLHPGFAAQAGITAARLARAGATGPPGVLDGGYGLYAALLGRPGLDPFPDLGERWEVTRITVKPYPACQLVHAALDAARLLPPGAAAGPLVVETHPDAAPIVCGPGKEHPATPYQAKFSLPWSVAAMIIDGEVTAATYHRVDRPDVLDLAARIGTRVAGSGGVAADQPCRILDATGAVLAEVPRSSGGPDDPGRDGLVRRKALANGASPELVSAFTDLADLPDLAGVTGGSR